The Diabrotica undecimpunctata isolate CICGRU chromosome 3, icDiaUnde3, whole genome shotgun sequence genome includes the window gaaaaaccttacaagtgtgaaatttgttttaagctgttTACTCATAAAACTTCTCTGGATGAACACAAaatagttcacactggagaaaaaccttacaagtgcgaaatttgttttaaacagttttatcatcaaaagtatttaaaaatacatttaatcATACACGCTGAAGAAAACCcgtacaagtgcgaaatttgttttaagcagttttctcagaaaattaatttgaaaacacatttgagattacacactggggaaaaaccttacaagtgtgaaatttgttttaagctgttTACTCAGAAAAATGCTTTGGATGCACACAGAATAGTTCACACTAgagaaaaaccgtacaagtgcgaaatttgttttaaggagTTTTCTCAGAAAAGTTCTTTGAAAGTACATTTTAgattacacactggagaaaaaccttacaagtgtgaaatttgttttaaggagTTTTCAAGAAAACGTTCTCTGGATGAACACAAAATAGTTCACACTGAAGAAACAccatacaagtgcgaaatttgttttaagcagttttctcagaaaAGTGCTTTGAAAGTACATTTGAgattacacactggagaaaaaccttacaagtgtgaaatttgttttaagctgttTAGTCATAAAACTTCTTTGGGTGAACACAAaatagttcacactggagaaaaaccttacaagtgcgaaatttgttttaagcagttttctcagcaaaagcatttaaaaatgcatttaatCATACActctggagaaaaaccttacaagtgcgaaatttgttttaagcagttttctcagcaaaagcatttaaaaatgcatttaatCATACActctggagaaaaaccttacaagtgtgaaatttgttttaagctgttTACTCATAAAACTTCTTTGGATAAACACAAAacagttcacactggagaaaaaccttataagtgcgaaatttgCTTTAAGCAATTTTCTCAGAAAAGTAATCTCAATACCCATTTTAGATTGCACACACGAGAAAAACCTCAAGTGCAATCTTAAAACttctaatgcaatttttagtGATAATGCTGCGtattaatgcatatagtaatcaGTATTAATAAATTTGGATATGTGGTATTATCAAATAACTGATTGTTTTTCATTTAAAGATGACTCAAAGAGCAGATCTTTCACTCCTGGTACGTCTTTCTCTTCTGATGTTTCCAGATGAGAAACATGTAGTCACATCAAAAATAGTACATTTTATTCAGAGGGTTACAAATATGATAAACTTACTTTCTGCGGTGCTACCCATCATTTGTGCTCTCGATAACTGGGTCGTTTCACTCCCAGGTAGTATAATCACGATTTAAAATAAACGAGTAGATATTGGAGAGTGGAATATCACCGGAGGTTCGACTAGCTCTACATTCTGCATACGTGCCTTCTACATACGATTTCATGGAACTAAAATTTGAATGcgaactttttttttcttttattaagttattttCTCAAATTGTCATGCAAATCACTTCTTGAATAAGTACCCGGGAtcgattctttaaaattatatttgttcTTAATTCAAAGAATGACATTGAGTTTTAGCTTCAATTTTCAGCATACTTTTACAAACAAATGCTTCGAAGAGTAGTTTTAGATTagtaaattgtatttaaaaacagtatatctattaaagtagtaaattattaaaatacccgagaaataaaaattgtttattgaTCTATTGTGGTGAGGCTAACGTTACAAGAATTTTAGTGATCATACTGCGTTTTGGTGGTTATAGTAATCCGTACTGATAGCGATGGTACAACAGAAGTTTCGATGTGTTCACTCATGCAATGACATCTAAGTAAAACTCTACTTAGCTCCAAATAGCAAAATAACCACTAAAATATCGTAAAAGTAGATGGAAAAAAACTAATATTGATACCAACTGTTAAGCCGATCAAAactactaaataaaatatttttttttgtttttaccgtGTCTGATAGTGTCctaaaaaataaactgtatgaagccatggatgaattccaaaTTCCCGATAAACtcataagattggttaaggctacaatgcgtaaagttgtttgcaaagtcgaaatacagggcgaaaaatcacaggcatttgaaacgcatgttgggctgcgacaagGGGAtacgctggcgtgtctcctttttaaCATTtctctgg containing:
- the LOC140437138 gene encoding uncharacterized protein isoform X1, coding for MEVKAEIKDEFVEDDSRYIKSQLSTSLDLGDLKNEPEGSSVMAVKVEMKEEFVEDDSRYIKSQLSTSFKLGDLKHEPDKYNSAFLEEKHTSETMKTISVRSCNKEQRMDRNVEEKTLKCEICFKQFSQKISLKTHLRLHTGEKPYKCEICFNMFTQKTSLDDHRIVHTGEKPYKCDICFKQFSRKSSLNEHKIVHTEEKPYKCEICFNQFSHKRSLKLHLRLHTGENLHKCKICFKQFSQKSNLQVHLRLHTGEKPYKCEICFKLFTHKTSLDEHKIVHTGEKPYKCEICFKQFYHQKYLKIHLIIHAEENPYKCEICFKQFSQKINLKTHLRLHTGEKPYKCEICFKLFTQKNALDAHRIVHTREKPYKCEICFKEFSQKSSLKVHFRLHTGEKPYKCEICFKEFSRKRSLDEHKIVHTEETPYKCEICFKQFSQKSALKVHLRLHTGEKPYKCEICFKLFSHKTSLGEHKIVHTGEKPYKCEICFKQFSQQKHLKMHLIIHSGEKPYKCEICFKQFSQQKHLKMHLIIHSGEKPYKCEICFKLFTHKTSLDKHKTVHTGEKPYKCEICFKQFSQKSNLNTHFRLHTREKPQVQS